Proteins encoded by one window of Channa argus isolate prfri chromosome 1, Channa argus male v1.0, whole genome shotgun sequence:
- the LOC137098233 gene encoding uncharacterized protein, giving the protein MDLHAATSTGVNKRCVNAKNRDWHKQLRLRKTVIEPPTMQSEDKSGPKIAEEWEHGTVWSSSKKSLQEAQPSRCTSKNALRFTCCQCRDNLEYIPKDLVRHFEENHRGSPPVFSCHTCTFNTHEFSYLQVHLLSHKETFSSCSICNDNVQRTWSEFSAHLDMCHCQNGKYSCETCQTFSTGEVQVFLEHLCMHNLSLEAADDDALLHTKDNNPFGSKTTPQTLHCQHCDFEASQKWLINKHIKAVHLCQNGSQRKRKKKGSSLAMKPNDPIPQINLRLTRSAVKDMCWLTQDCLSLPGKEFLDKYCHLSDPQTTLEETQQFLMKSVTGETGDQKWTKALKTVLSNVPQDMNLHSKLESGVVLTSSELTFLTVKNKITVAQNGASYAKSLKAMASSDKDTGFPESAAADACCGADRNGRQPNLNEHTLCAQTETTLSSDISVSAQNELFECAQTREDRENQKLEAAPEEQGKRQDSMGEDEINISSELKLTNDREEQASVRKVPPHNKRKRRQRRKTRFKKVEKGSADLKIVLKKNPVKIKQWVSQSSLSPSGGGPTDHGLPILHTAAEKTADILQSAPVVEVHQKKRTKTSRDDLLDSCEASTSVPKLKTGLSPSCAPGPTGSKNTDGNELVALEGSVSLHQDMQEENEMSPRFLETDVDAESSAGGITWSEPIAAAGTSPDNVQQQALESGPGVSEYESSATGEVTPHSSYTKTSPVCQPLITPQAESSVEDSSPALSLEQSNQGFEGARAGELPVDSCSQLLTTTHLAVGKVARQEPSPASGHRWRPVPKSLEKMLKLVAINPSQLVKRPAGDQPVVVLNHPDADIPEVARIMEVVNRYRGEVQKVVLSRRTLNALSALNGEVPVTNNPALASPDCAERSKNSVQERFILKLKLRRLSRKKYEVVDAVSPSRDAPPKFHCWFCGRVFTSQEMWMVHRRRHLLEWKRPNCENS; this is encoded by the exons ATGGATCTTCATGCAGCCACCTCCACAGGAGTTAACAAACGTTGTGTTAACGCGAAGAACAGGGATTGGCACAAACAGCTCCGCCTCAGGAAGACTGTTATTGAGCCCCCAACTATGCAAAGTGAAGATAAGAGTGGACCAAAGATAGCAGAGGAGTGGGAGCATGGCACAGTGTGGTCTTCGTCAAAAAAGTCCTTGCAGGAAGCCCAACCGAGTCGGTGCACCAGCAAAAACGCACTCAGGTTTACATGCTGTCAATGCAGGGACAACTTGGAATATATTCCCAAAGACTTAGTGAGACACTTTGAGGAAAACCACAGAGGAAGCCCACCGGTTTTTTCCTGTCACACATGTACTTTCAATACACATGAATTCTCCTACCTTCAGGTTCATCTATTAAGCCACAAGGAGACTTTTTCTAGTTGCAGCATCTGTAATGACAATGTGCAACGCACGTGGTCTGAGTTTAGTGCACACCTGGATATGTGCCACTGCCAGAATGGCAAATATTCGTGTGAAACGTGTCAGACATTCTCCACGGGTGAGGTTCAAGTATTTTTAGAGCACCTTTGTATGCACAATTTGAGTCTGGAGGCAGCTGATGATGATGCGTTGCTGCACACAAAGGACAATAATCCGTTTGGATCTAAAACAACCCCTCAAACGTTACATTGTCAGCACTGTGACTTTGAGGCATCGCAGAAATGGTTGATTAATAAGCACATTAAAGCTGTTCACCTTTGCCAGAATGGGagccagaggaagagaaagaagaagggCAGTTCCTTAGCAATGAAACCAAATGACCCGATCCCCCAAATTAATCTCAGATTAACAAGAAGTGCAGTTAAAGATATGTGCTGGCTGACACAGGACTGCCTGTCTCTGCCAGGGAAGGAATTCTTGGATAAATACTGCCATCTGTCAGACCCACAAACAACACTAGAGGAGACTCAACAGTTTTTGATGAAATCTGTCACTGGAGAAACTGGTGATCAGAAATGGACCAAGGCTCTCAAAACCGTTTTGTCAAATGTCCCTCAAGATATGAATCTTCACTCGAAGTTGGAGAGCGGCGTCGTGCTGACCTCGTCGGAGCTCACGTTCCTCACCGTGAAAAACAAGATAACTGTAGCTCAGAATGGTGCTTCCTACGCCAAAAGCTTGAAGGCGATGGCGTCGTCGGATAAAGACACAGGTTTCCCCGaaagtgctgctgctgatgcttgCTGTGGGGCTGACCGAAACGGGCGTCAGCCGAATCTGAACGAGCACACACTGTGCGCACAGACTGAAACTACATTAAGTAGCGACATCTCAGTGTCAGCGCAGAATGAGCTGTTTGAGTGCGCTCAAACGCGAGAAGACCGAGAGAATCAGAAGTTGGAGGCTGCTCCGGAGGAACAAGGAAAACGGCAGGACTCTATGGGGGAAGATGAGATTAATATTTCTAGTGAGCTTAAGTTGACAAATGATCGTGAAGAGCAGGCGTCTGTTCGCAAAGTGCCACCACATAACAAGAGGAAGCgaagacagaggagaaagacCAGATtcaaaaaagtggaaaaaggaTCAGCAGACTTAAAGATAGTACTTAAGAAGAAtcctgtgaaaataaagcagTGGGTGTCACAAAGCTctttgtctccatcaggaggtgGTCCAACAGATCATGGACTGCCAATTCTTCATACAGCAGCAGAGAAGACGGCAGACATTCTTCAAAGTGCACCAGTAGTAGAAGTGCACCAGAAGAAGCGGACCAAAACTTCCAGGGATGACCTGCTTGACTCCTGTGAAGCTTCTACATCAGTTCCAAAACTGAAGACGGGGCTCAGCCCAAGTTGTGCTCCGGGGCCAACGGGGTctaaaaacacagatggaaaCGAGCTTGTGGCGCTCGAAGGCTCTGTGTCGCTGCATCAAGACATGCAAGAGGAAAACGAGATGTCACCGCGCTTCTTGGAAACGGATGTTGACGCCGAAAGTTCAGCTGGTGGGATAACTTGGTCGGAACCTATAGCTGCAGCAGGGACGAGCCCTGACAATGTACAGCAACAAGCATTAGAAAGTGGCCCGGGTGTGTCTGAGTATGAGAGTTCAGCAACTGGTGAAGTGACTCCTCATAGCAGTTACACCAAGACTTCCCCTGTTTGCCAACCTCTTATTACACCACAGG CTGAGAGTAGCGTAGAAGATTCGAGCCCTGCTCTTTCTTTAGAGCAGAGTAACCAGGGTTTTGAGGGGGCGAGAGCCGGAGAATTGCCTGTAGATTCCTGCTCACAGCTCCTCACCACTACCCATTTGGCTGTGGGGAAAGTCGCACGGCAGGAGCCCTCGCCAGCCTCTGGGCATCGTTGGCGGCCGGTCCCAAAAAGCCTGGAGAAGATGCTGAAGTTAGTCGCCATAAATCcatctcagttggtaaagcgTCCGGCCGGAGACCAGCCCGTTGTGGTGCTAAACCATCCGGATGCTGACATCCCTGAGGTGGCCAGGATCATGGAGGTTGTCAACAGGTACAGAGGAGAGGTGCAGAAGGTCGTACTGTCGCGAAGAACCCTGAACGCTCTCTCAGCCTTGAACGGTGAGGTCCCTGTGACAAACAACCCAGCACTCGCCTCACCTGATTGCGCCGAGCGTAGTAAAAACTCCGTTCAGGAGAGGTTCATTTTGAAGTTGAAGCTTCGTCGGTTGAGCAGAAAAAAGTACGAAGTGGTGGACGCAGTCTCCCCCAGCAGGGATGCTCCACCAAAGTTTCACTGCTGGTTTTGTGGCCGGGTCTTCACGAGTCAGGAAATGTGGATGGTCCATCGGCGGCGGCATCTGCTGGAGTGGAAAAGGCCAAACTGTGAAAACTCTTAA
- the ccnj gene encoding cyclin-J isoform X2 — MELEDQWWKGQLAADIYQALRHKELKLPSYKGQSPQLNLRRYFADLIAIISNHFRLCPAARHLAVYLLDLFMDRYDVTVQQLHMISLSCLLLASKFEEREDRVPKLDTLNSLGCMSSMNLVLTKQGLLHMELLLLETFQWNLYLPTAAHFIEYYLSIAVHEGDLHDGWPMTCLEKTRLYMAKYADYFLEVSLQVHMTVMSKKPTSRSASSPASSSSSSSRLRQCTTLQARQHLWPRTCTGPACSTLNSLCSQAWALITGLPPTSATPLPVSRLLMVHSTATLRPSPPHWIRSRVSLTGLTKSA; from the exons ATGGAGCTAGAAGACCAATGGTGGAAAGGACAACTGGCTGCAGATATATACCAGGCGCTACGACACAAA GAGCTCAAGTTGCCTTCGTATAAAGGCCAGTCCCCTCAGCTCAACTTGAGGCGATATTTTGCAGACCTCATAGCCATCATCAGCAACCACTTCAGGCTGTGTCCTGCAGCCAGACACCTGGCCGTCTACCTACTGGACCTCTTCATGGACCGCTATGATGTCACAGTGCAGCAGCTTCACATGATCTCACTGTCTTGTCTTCTTTTGGCCA GTAAATTTGAGGAAAGGGAGGACCGCGTGCCAAAGCTGGACACCCTGAACAGCCTTGGGTGCATGAGCTCCATGAACCTGGTCCTGACTAAGCAGGGTTTACTACAcatggagctgctgctgctggaaaccTTCCAGTGGAACCTGTACCTCCCTACAGCTGCTCATTTCATAGAATACTACCTCTCTATAGCCGTCCATGAAGGTGACCTCCATGATGGCTGGCCTATGACCTGCCTGGAGAAGACCAGACTATACATGGCCAAGTATGCTGATTATTTCCTGGAGGTTTCCTTGCAGG TGCACATGACAGTGATGTCAAAGAAGCCAACAAGCAGAAGTGCCAGCAGcccagccagcagcagcagcagcagcagcaggctcaGACAGTGTACCACACTTCAGGCCAGACAGCACCTGTGGCCCCGTACCTGCACCGGCCCAGCATGCAGTACCCTCAACAGCCTCTGCAGCCAGGCCTGGGCCCTAATCACAGGCCTGCCTCCTACCTCAGCCACTCCACTACCAGTCTCCAGGCTCCTAATGGTCCACAGCACAGCAACACTCAGGCCATCACCGCCTCACTGGATCCGAAGTCGAGTGTCTCTAACAGGGCTTACAAAGTCAGCATGA
- the ccnj gene encoding cyclin-J isoform X1: MELEDQWWKGQLAADIYQALRHKELKLPSYKGQSPQLNLRRYFADLIAIISNHFRLCPAARHLAVYLLDLFMDRYDVTVQQLHMISLSCLLLASKFEEREDRVPKLDTLNSLGCMSSMNLVLTKQGLLHMELLLLETFQWNLYLPTAAHFIEYYLSIAVHEGDLHDGWPMTCLEKTRLYMAKYADYFLEVSLQDHVFLCFAPSLVAAACVAASRLILHLSPTWPPRLQRFTGYTWENLVPCAEKLLIAHDSDVKEANKQKCQQPSQQQQQQQQAQTVYHTSGQTAPVAPYLHRPSMQYPQQPLQPGLGPNHRPASYLSHSTTSLQAPNGPQHSNTQAITASLDPKSSVSNRAYKVSMNYTCAAPCYDR; encoded by the exons ATGGAGCTAGAAGACCAATGGTGGAAAGGACAACTGGCTGCAGATATATACCAGGCGCTACGACACAAA GAGCTCAAGTTGCCTTCGTATAAAGGCCAGTCCCCTCAGCTCAACTTGAGGCGATATTTTGCAGACCTCATAGCCATCATCAGCAACCACTTCAGGCTGTGTCCTGCAGCCAGACACCTGGCCGTCTACCTACTGGACCTCTTCATGGACCGCTATGATGTCACAGTGCAGCAGCTTCACATGATCTCACTGTCTTGTCTTCTTTTGGCCA GTAAATTTGAGGAAAGGGAGGACCGCGTGCCAAAGCTGGACACCCTGAACAGCCTTGGGTGCATGAGCTCCATGAACCTGGTCCTGACTAAGCAGGGTTTACTACAcatggagctgctgctgctggaaaccTTCCAGTGGAACCTGTACCTCCCTACAGCTGCTCATTTCATAGAATACTACCTCTCTATAGCCGTCCATGAAGGTGACCTCCATGATGGCTGGCCTATGACCTGCCTGGAGAAGACCAGACTATACATGGCCAAGTATGCTGATTATTTCCTGGAGGTTTCCTTGCAGG atcatgtgtttttgtgttttgcccCTTCCCTGGTGGCGGCCGCATGCGTGGCCGCCTCCCGCCTCATTCTCCACCTGTCCCCGACATGGCCGCCCCGTCTGCAGCGCTTCACGGGCTACACATGGGAGAACCTAGTCCCATGTGCTGAGAAACTACTcat TGCACATGACAGTGATGTCAAAGAAGCCAACAAGCAGAAGTGCCAGCAGcccagccagcagcagcagcagcagcagcaggctcaGACAGTGTACCACACTTCAGGCCAGACAGCACCTGTGGCCCCGTACCTGCACCGGCCCAGCATGCAGTACCCTCAACAGCCTCTGCAGCCAGGCCTGGGCCCTAATCACAGGCCTGCCTCCTACCTCAGCCACTCCACTACCAGTCTCCAGGCTCCTAATGGTCCACAGCACAGCAACACTCAGGCCATCACCGCCTCACTGGATCCGAAGTCGAGTGTCTCTAACAGGGCTTACAAAGTCAGCATGAACTACACCTGTGCTGCTCCATGTTATGACAGATGA